The Ranitomeya imitator isolate aRanImi1 chromosome 3, aRanImi1.pri, whole genome shotgun sequence genome has a window encoding:
- the NDUFV3 gene encoding NADH dehydrogenase [ubiquinone] flavoprotein 3, mitochondrial isoform X1 — translation MAAALRSVRRLQQVLLLLPRIGVTPVRGESGGKGSLHTGDNKTLVIFPVKASHFQKSDAGENRNGTLRPVAAPLLEVGRSGRLSDREMQSEQKILSHTDQCMDGSSHIEDDSGSDSSSDSSSDSESEEEIRKVTRVNKGHSSGELRDWSPSAQTSSHSPSPTSLEKECLVAQEQKVRTGLSKENAEDMQDFAQVVTVKEKVLHAPPLHSKMTILASDKVKTVDRSGLSEGADSEDIVIPSTFEVLPSETVETPASDSSVTHILSSTSSVELPVSEKTAELQKPYLPLEPRAAPKEPFDNTKYQNLQHFSYTPFTFVDVDVELAKLRLPQPSSGRPSPRH, via the exons CAGGTGCTGCTTCTGCTCCCGAGGATCGGTGTGACCCCTGTCCGGGGGGAGAGTGGAG GTAAGGGCTCACTTCACACAGGAGACAATAAGACACTGGTCATATTTCCAGTGAAAGCTTCTCACTTCCAGAAATCAGATGCAGGTGAGAATAGAAATGGCACCCTCAGACCAGTGGCAGCTCCGCTGCTGGAAGTGGGAAGGTCGGGTAGACTGTCAGACAGAGAGATGCAGTCTGAACAGAAGATTTTAAGCCACACTGATCAGTGCATGGATGGGTCATCTCACATAGAAGATGATTCTGGCTCTGATTCTAGCTCAGATTCCAGCTCTGACTCCGAAAGTGAAGAAGAGATTAGGAAGGTCACTCGCGTGAATAAAGGACACAGCAGTGGAGAACTCAGGGATTGGTCACCATCTGCCCAGACGTCTTCCCACAGTCCTAGTCCCACAAGTCTGGAGAAAGAGTGTCTAGTGGCACAAGAGCAAAAGGTCAGAACGGGGTTGAGCAAGGAGAATGCTGAAGATATGCAAGACTTTGCCCAAGTGGTAACCGTAAAAGAGAAGGTTCTGCATGCCCCACCCCTACACTCAAAGATGACAATACTTGCATCAGACAAAGTGAAGACAGTAGATCGGTCAGGGCTTTCTGAAGGAGCTGATTCCGAGGATATCGTGATACCGTCAACATTTGAGGTACTGCCCTCAGAAACAGTAGAGACACCAGCTTCTGATTCCAGTGTGACCCACATCCTATCATCTACATCATCAGTGGAGCTTCCAGTATCAGAGAAGACCGCAGAGCTACAGAAACCAT ATTTACCCCTGGAGCCTCGTGCTGCCCCCAAGGAGCCATTTGATAACACAAAATACCAgaatttgcagcatttttcctaCACACCCTTCACCTTTGTAGATGTGGACGTGGAGCTGGCGAAGCTTCGTCTGCCGCAGCCGTCATCGGGTCGTCCTTCACCACGTCATTGA
- the NDUFV3 gene encoding NADH dehydrogenase [ubiquinone] flavoprotein 3, mitochondrial isoform X2, whose product MAAALRSVRRLQVLLLLPRIGVTPVRGESGGKGSLHTGDNKTLVIFPVKASHFQKSDAGENRNGTLRPVAAPLLEVGRSGRLSDREMQSEQKILSHTDQCMDGSSHIEDDSGSDSSSDSSSDSESEEEIRKVTRVNKGHSSGELRDWSPSAQTSSHSPSPTSLEKECLVAQEQKVRTGLSKENAEDMQDFAQVVTVKEKVLHAPPLHSKMTILASDKVKTVDRSGLSEGADSEDIVIPSTFEVLPSETVETPASDSSVTHILSSTSSVELPVSEKTAELQKPYLPLEPRAAPKEPFDNTKYQNLQHFSYTPFTFVDVDVELAKLRLPQPSSGRPSPRH is encoded by the exons GTGCTGCTTCTGCTCCCGAGGATCGGTGTGACCCCTGTCCGGGGGGAGAGTGGAG GTAAGGGCTCACTTCACACAGGAGACAATAAGACACTGGTCATATTTCCAGTGAAAGCTTCTCACTTCCAGAAATCAGATGCAGGTGAGAATAGAAATGGCACCCTCAGACCAGTGGCAGCTCCGCTGCTGGAAGTGGGAAGGTCGGGTAGACTGTCAGACAGAGAGATGCAGTCTGAACAGAAGATTTTAAGCCACACTGATCAGTGCATGGATGGGTCATCTCACATAGAAGATGATTCTGGCTCTGATTCTAGCTCAGATTCCAGCTCTGACTCCGAAAGTGAAGAAGAGATTAGGAAGGTCACTCGCGTGAATAAAGGACACAGCAGTGGAGAACTCAGGGATTGGTCACCATCTGCCCAGACGTCTTCCCACAGTCCTAGTCCCACAAGTCTGGAGAAAGAGTGTCTAGTGGCACAAGAGCAAAAGGTCAGAACGGGGTTGAGCAAGGAGAATGCTGAAGATATGCAAGACTTTGCCCAAGTGGTAACCGTAAAAGAGAAGGTTCTGCATGCCCCACCCCTACACTCAAAGATGACAATACTTGCATCAGACAAAGTGAAGACAGTAGATCGGTCAGGGCTTTCTGAAGGAGCTGATTCCGAGGATATCGTGATACCGTCAACATTTGAGGTACTGCCCTCAGAAACAGTAGAGACACCAGCTTCTGATTCCAGTGTGACCCACATCCTATCATCTACATCATCAGTGGAGCTTCCAGTATCAGAGAAGACCGCAGAGCTACAGAAACCAT ATTTACCCCTGGAGCCTCGTGCTGCCCCCAAGGAGCCATTTGATAACACAAAATACCAgaatttgcagcatttttcctaCACACCCTTCACCTTTGTAGATGTGGACGTGGAGCTGGCGAAGCTTCGTCTGCCGCAGCCGTCATCGGGTCGTCCTTCACCACGTCATTGA